A single window of Myxocyprinus asiaticus isolate MX2 ecotype Aquarium Trade chromosome 48, UBuf_Myxa_2, whole genome shotgun sequence DNA harbors:
- the LOC127437279 gene encoding cytosolic 5'-nucleotidase 1B-like isoform X3, producing MEDNKNFKGPLIIALQYNDIFDLHSVSVSTSTNTDAEPLPKGRAFTFIKAVQTVNEKLVSQNKTESLLFEVILYAKECSEQIKRKIVESVKHYGLEIGKFYFCKKEELMNTLQLHKVKLFLSTDGDDIYRALHTGIPAALLYGQADQHSSDQLKVIFSGDIIGFSEDSLDSLTDFGFSETQIQTFKTAKSHCCCTIQLIGGANQLSSPGTERTTYTHPEKLQLNSCSS from the exons ATGGAAGATAACAAG AATTTCAAAGGTCCACTTATAATTGCTTTGCAATATAACGACATATTTGACCTGCATTCAGTCTCAGTCTCAACCTCGACAAACACAGATGCAGAGCCACTACCCAAAGGAAGAGCATTCACTTTTATAAAG GCTGTGCAAACAGTGAATGAGAAACTTGTGAGCCAGAACAAGACAGAATCTTTGCTTTTTGAAGTGATCCTCTATGCAAAGGAGTGTTCAGAACAAATCAAAAGGAAGATAGTTGAGAGCGTAAAGCATTATG GTCTAGAAATAGGCAAATTTTACTTTTGCAAAAAGGAAGAACTCATGAATACTCTTCAGCTGCACAAAGTTAAGCTGTTCCTCTCTACTGACGGGGATGATATCTATAGAGCTCtacatacag GAATTCCTGCTGCTCTGCTATACGGTCAAGCAGATCAACATTCAAGTGATCAATTAAAGGTCATTTTCTCAGGTGATATCATTGGATTCTCAGAGGATTCACTTGATAGTCTTACAGATTTTGgattcagtgaaacacaaatacAGACATTCAAAACTGCAAAG agtCACTGTTGCTGCACAATCCAGCTCATTGGTGGTGCTAATCAGCTTTCAAGCCCCGGCACTGAACGCACAACTTATACACACCCTGAAAAATTACAactaaatagttgcagttcatga
- the LOC127437279 gene encoding cytosolic 5'-nucleotidase 1B-like isoform X2 — translation MEDNKNFKGPLIIALQYNDIFDLHSVSVSTSTNTDAEPLPKGRAFTFIKAVQTVNEKLVSQNKTESLLFEVILYAKECSEQIKRKIVESVKHYGLEIGKFYFCKKEELMNTLQLHKVKLFLSTDGDDIYRALHTGIPAALLYGQADQHSSDQLKVIFSGDIIGFSEDSLDSLTDFGFSETQIQTFKTAKPAGTCCALCVNLSPLASRGALATDTRGCSLLPPQYRARLPCWRLRFESRSEWFKQDRLQWCHDPDGSEL, via the exons ATGGAAGATAACAAG AATTTCAAAGGTCCACTTATAATTGCTTTGCAATATAACGACATATTTGACCTGCATTCAGTCTCAGTCTCAACCTCGACAAACACAGATGCAGAGCCACTACCCAAAGGAAGAGCATTCACTTTTATAAAG GCTGTGCAAACAGTGAATGAGAAACTTGTGAGCCAGAACAAGACAGAATCTTTGCTTTTTGAAGTGATCCTCTATGCAAAGGAGTGTTCAGAACAAATCAAAAGGAAGATAGTTGAGAGCGTAAAGCATTATG GTCTAGAAATAGGCAAATTTTACTTTTGCAAAAAGGAAGAACTCATGAATACTCTTCAGCTGCACAAAGTTAAGCTGTTCCTCTCTACTGACGGGGATGATATCTATAGAGCTCtacatacag GAATTCCTGCTGCTCTGCTATACGGTCAAGCAGATCAACATTCAAGTGATCAATTAAAGGTCATTTTCTCAGGTGATATCATTGGATTCTCAGAGGATTCACTTGATAGTCTTACAGATTTTGgattcagtgaaacacaaatacAGACATTCAAAACTGCAAAG ccagctggtacgtgctgtgcatTGTGTGTAAACCTCTCTCCCCTGgcttcaagaggcgcactagcgacagacactagaggctgtagccttttgcCTCCTCAATatcgtgcccgcctcccatgctggagactccggttcgaatcccgctctgaGTGgttcaagcaggaccggttacagtggtgccatgacccggatgggagtgagctttag
- the LOC127437279 gene encoding cytosolic 5'-nucleotidase 1B-like isoform X1, which produces MEDNKNFKGPLIIALQYNDIFDLHSVSVSTSTNTDAEPLPKGRAFTFIKAVQTVNEKLVSQNKTESLLFEVILYAKECSEQIKRKIVESVKHYGLEIGKFYFCKKEELMNTLQLHKVKLFLSTDGDDIYRALHTGIPAALLYGQADQHSSDQLKVIFSGDIIGFSEDSLDSLTDFGFSETQIQTFKTAKTCMKEFTILMGEMRQRFGHENSPLCTCLITAWGSRNVCASALKTLREWGLDVDEVFCMAGAPCSPILAVVKPQILWDGGLHNLKDMSTQS; this is translated from the exons ATGGAAGATAACAAG AATTTCAAAGGTCCACTTATAATTGCTTTGCAATATAACGACATATTTGACCTGCATTCAGTCTCAGTCTCAACCTCGACAAACACAGATGCAGAGCCACTACCCAAAGGAAGAGCATTCACTTTTATAAAG GCTGTGCAAACAGTGAATGAGAAACTTGTGAGCCAGAACAAGACAGAATCTTTGCTTTTTGAAGTGATCCTCTATGCAAAGGAGTGTTCAGAACAAATCAAAAGGAAGATAGTTGAGAGCGTAAAGCATTATG GTCTAGAAATAGGCAAATTTTACTTTTGCAAAAAGGAAGAACTCATGAATACTCTTCAGCTGCACAAAGTTAAGCTGTTCCTCTCTACTGACGGGGATGATATCTATAGAGCTCtacatacag GAATTCCTGCTGCTCTGCTATACGGTCAAGCAGATCAACATTCAAGTGATCAATTAAAGGTCATTTTCTCAGGTGATATCATTGGATTCTCAGAGGATTCACTTGATAGTCTTACAGATTTTGgattcagtgaaacacaaatacAGACATTCAAAACTGCAAAG ACCTGCATGAAAGAGTTTACCATTCTGATGGGTGAGATGAGGCAGAGGTTCGGCCATGAAAACAGCCCTCTCTGCACTTGTCTTATAACAGCATGGGGCTCTAGAAACGTCTGTGCCTCTGCCTTGAAAACGCTACGAGAATGGGGTCTGGATGTAGACGAGGTGTTTTGCATGGCCGGAGCTCCATGCAGTCCCATACTGGCTGTAGTGAAACCCCAAATATTGTGGGACGGTGGACTTCACAACCTGAAAGACATGTCCACCCAGTCTTGA
- the LOC127437277 gene encoding ras association domain-containing protein 8-like, with the protein MELKVWVDGVQRVVCGVTEATTCQEVVIALAQAIGRTGRYTLIEKWRDTERHLFPHESPVISLNTWGQYAGDVQFIMHRTGPSLNEYPPAEGLTPRGPERGLHRQSLPLMAKLRAPGDRSLHRREPRRKSLTFTGVPRSLRDILSGGRLSDSKAKYRVVVMNSGHNTQSMSPRLSGNRMEDLTQLVKLQRETLTVLDSRVEAYEAELRMLNEKRVGVEEGDPYVMVTEEIARLEKQVRKNKVEIEEEEFWATELQIEQESERQLQERLHELASRLHSCEADLEQRLMCMHGVEAGLETQRQHKEIRDTQQATEGEVKARLQRVKAELKAQSQHMAQLEKSCRVVDRSMAESCKRMQESQYELEQLTKELRQVNLQQFIRQTGTKVTVLPVEPSDEDTSNTTDDKDFASLTGSLKRTGFSSSVVGSIRGLQSSISSALNPEGIYV; encoded by the exons GTCGCACGGGGCGCTATACACTGATCGAAAAATGGAGGGACACTGAAAGGCATCTCTTTCCTCACGAGAGTCCGGTCATCTCTCTCAACACTTGGGGGCAATATGCCGGCGATGTGCAGTTTATCATGCACCGCACAGGCCCCTCTCTGAATGAGTACCCCCCAGCCGAAGGTCTGACACCTCGGGGCCCAGAGCGTGGCTTGCATCGGCAGAGCCTTCCATTGATGGCCAAGCTCCGAGCTCCTGGCGACCGCTCCCTCCACCGTCGTGAGCCACGGCGCAAATCTCTGACCTTCACGGGTGTGCCCCGCAGCCTCCGGGACATCCTTAGTGGAGGCAGACTCAGCGACAGTAAGGCCAAATACCGGGTGGTTGTAATGAACAGTGGCCACAATACGCAATCAATGTCCCCTCGGTTATCAGGCAACCGAATGGAGGATCTTACCCAACTGGTGAAGCTTCAAAGGGAGACACTTACAGTTTTAGACAGCAGGGTGGAGGCATATGAGGCAGAGCTTCGGATGTTGAATGAGAAAAGAGTTGGAGTAGAGGAAGGCGATCCGTACGTGATGGTGACAGAAGAGATTGCAAGATTGGAGAAGCAGGTGCGAAAGAACAAGGTTGAGATTGAGGAGGAGGAATTCTGGGCCACTGAGCTCCAGATTGAGCAGGAGAGCGAGAGGCAGCTACAGGAGCGGCTGCATGAGTTGGCCAGTCGTCTACACAGCTGTGAGGCGGATTTGGAGCAGCGGCTGATGTGTATGCATGGTGTTGAGGCAGGGCTGGAGACTCAACGTCAGCATAAGGAGATCAGAGATACGCAGCAGGCCACCGAAGGTGAAGTGAAGGCAAGACTTCAGAGGGTGAAAGCAGAACTCAAGGCTCAGTCTCAGCACATGGCCCAGCTTGAGAAAAGCTGTAGAGTAGTAGACCGCTCGATGGCTGAGTCATGCAAGAGAATGCAG GAGAGTCAGTACGAGCTGGAACAGCTGACCAAAGAGTTGAGGCAGGTAAACCTGCAGCAGTTCATCCGACAAACAGGCACCAAAGTCACGGTTCTGCCCGTGGAGCCCAGCGATGAGGACACCAGCAACACAACAGATGATAAAG ATTTCGCTTCATTAACGGGCTCATTGAAACGCACAGGTTTTTCTAGTTCAGTGGTTGGCAGTATTCGTGGACTACAGAGTTCGATATCATCAGCTTTAAATCCTGAGGGCATCTACGTTTGA